The genome window ATCCTCATTGAAAGGAACTGCTGGATGCTGCAAACTCCCTCCCATGACCAGGGAAGCTGATTATGGAGCCCTGGGAGTGGGAGAAAGGCAAACTGACCAGGGGAAAGCTGAAACCTGAAAGTCCCGTCTGTCCTTTGCAAGGAGTGTCTTACTCTCTGGTAACTGCTGTGTGTATTTGCTGTCCTACCCTTGCTCCTCCCTGCTCAGAGTGTCTTTGGAGGTTTTGACCATCCTCTGTCGCTGCGAGAATGTTGAGACGTCGGAGGGGGTGCCCCTGTACGTAACAGGGGTTGCACAGGTAATAATCCTCCAGCTTCCTAACTCACTGTCTAACTGTTTATCCCTCTggtttcagcagcagcagcagcaggataaCATAAAAACTAATGGCTTTCTAGTGGGACAGCTGAAATCTCCATactctcctctccttccccttctccagcaCTCGCCCTGTGGCACTCCTCAGTTCATAGGTAATGCAGGCAGGTGCATTCCTGGAAAATTCCAAATTCAGCATTGCTGTACCTAACATTGGCTCCTGCTGTAACCCTTTCCTTGCCAGCACTGTCTCCACTGGGGGCTTGGGGGAGAGCAGAAGGGCATCTGGAGGCACACTTTTGTGTGGAGGCACAGGCAGGCCAGGTTGGATTCCGTACAGGATTTGGGACAGGTGGGAAGGCAGGTTTTGTGCCATTTCAAAATTACAGCTGTGCCTGGCTCTGCAGTGTTGGCTATGGATTCCCACTCAGCCCTTCTTCCTCCACATGGAGACACTGCCCATTTTGGGTGTTGTCACCTTTGAAAATACAGCACAGAGACCTCAGATGAGTTGCAGCACACAGGACTGGCATTATGAACCAGCAATGACTAAATATCCCAGTGAACAGAACTAAGAAGCAGCACGGTTTGGAAATTAAATTCCAAGTCTAGATTAGGCCTTCAGAAGGCTGAAATCCTGCAGTATGTGATTAAAGCTGTGAACACATGGCAAAAAATGCCTGTGCATGTCCTGGACAGTGGGATGTGTTTTATCAGCTCCCAGTTTGTGTGCCAGTTTAATTAGGACAGTGGCCAAGGCAGGCACAACTTGCAGGGATAGGTTTCAGCACTTCCAGCCAATCCTGGAGCAACTCAgcatgcacacagcagcccagggcagccccttcATGGTTCAGATGTTTGACCTGATGTTCACTGACACAAACTCTCTGCCCTGTGGCTCCTTGTCCTGACTCCCACAACGTCTTTCTGGCTCGTTATGGCTGATACAGGAGCCAGGCTTGGCTTCCTAGAACCTGCCACAGGCAAAGATGTCCCTTGTTTTACCAAATTGTGACCTGTCAGCAGATTGCTGGGACTGACCAAAGTACCTCGAGCCCACCTGGGGTGACTGAgacagctctggagctgcaggatcTGTTCCTGGGTGCCTGATGCTCTACAGGTGTACCCATAAAGACTCATTTCCATCTTTGGGTCACGGGACActggaaaaacagagagaggtGAACCAGGTCAGGGGTAGGTGTGTGGTAGGGCTAACCCAGGGCTTCTTCAGCATCAGTGGCAGGTTCTGCCAAGCACCAGCACTCATGTGAGGTGGGTGGGAGCATCCCAGTTCTGTGCTGTGCTTTCAAACCAGTGACACCACCCCATGCTGCCGTGGCATTGGGCAGCATGGCACAATGAGCCTCTGACAGAGGGCCCTTTGGGGGCTCAGTGCTGCAGCTTCTGGCTCCTCGCtagcccagcagcagggaaagggccACGGGGTAATTTCCAGTCTGGATTCCAGCCTTTGCTGATAAATTACCTTTAAGCATTATCTGAAAATCTATATCTTGGCCAGAATGCCCTGTCTGTCTCCAGCCACAGATGTGGTCCCTTGGCTGCATTCTGTGCCTGCCTTGCATTACCTGTGATGAGTGCAGCAGGTAGCCCGGGGCAGGAGATGCAAAGGGAAGAGCTGAGTGTGTGTAACCTGGAAACGTGCAAATATTTTACGTTTTTTGGCAGGATTTCCCTAGAGATAATGACGTTACAGCCCAGGTGTGAGGACGTAGAGACGGCGGAGGGGGTAGCTATAACTGTCACAGGTGTGGCACAGGTACAGTAACTCCAAAACATCATTTCAGGAATGCATGTCTCTAACTTACATCTGGTTTTCCCTCTGGAGAAGTTGCTGTTGTCCAGGGAGAGAagccagctgctctggaatAAGTCTTTGTACCAAATCACATTGTCCTTGTCGGTACAAACACGCTCCAGCATGTTCCATGTGGTGAAAGGGGTTATGacttctccttttctccccagaataattttttttctggtgtctCATTTGTCCACGTGGCAAATGAGGTGTGTGGGGGTGACTTGATGTGTTTGTGGAATGCTGGTGTGCTGTGGTGCCCTTGGAGCTGTGTGTGACCCCACAGGACTGACCCATAACCTCCTGAGATGGTACTGAGCATTATATTCCTTTGGATTGTTATTGTTAGCACATGGGCCTTGTAATTCTTCATGGTGAGTTAAAGcttgaaaaaaagaatttagtCCCTCCAGGCACTAAAACTGGCGTGTAAAATTTTTGGCTGGAATTGAATTTTTATTCTCTACAGCTTTCTTCAAATGTAAGAACCTGCTTttgctgcttgtggcagcacaccAAAACCCTGCACTTCTTGGAGTCTGAGGTCTGCTGTCCTGGTACAATCTGTCCTTGGGGCcaggccctgccctggggaggatGCTGGGAGGGAAATGTTAGTTTTTGAGGGAATTTGGCTCCTCAAATAGGCTGCTGGATGCTGTGATTGAAAATTACTCCTGATAGCTCATTCTGCAATCGGGTGTACAAACCAGGAGTGGCTCTCAGTGCACACAGGGCTGTGGTCACTGTGTGTCCAGGTGTGTTTCACAGGACAAGTGGCTGCACATTCCCCATGGGGAGCTCTGGAACCAAGGGGAGCTGCTGAGTGAAAATCCCTCATGGACCCAGCACCCTTGGTTTCTATTTTTCAGTACTTTATATCCATCTTTCACTTAGTTTCCAGTCTTTGATATCCATTTAGCTGCTAAGGTGTCACATAACCCCAGTGGTCTTTGCATGGTTGGCAAAAATGTGTGCATCCATGTCTCCCTCCTAAATCTGTAGgcttttccttctgtatttGGTGTTTCTCTGAAGCCAGAATTCCCTTTTGTCCTAGTTTTGGGAAATCCTTCCTGCAAAATGGTCTGGTAGCAGAGGGCTGGATCACCAGGTGCcttgattttaaaatgcagaccCCAGTTCATCTCATTCATGTTATTCTCTCTTCTCACTGTTCATTTTTTCCACTGACAGTTAATTTTAAAGCTGTGATCCAAGGAACTGCCACACAGAAAGCAGCCTCAAGGCTGTTGGGGATGTGCATAGCAGAGATTACCTTAATTCTGCAGAAGTACTTTTTGAGGAAAACCTTTCTCTGTTAAGGgcttgagaaaaaaaagggaaaaaaacccaaacaaattaTTCCTAGAGAAACAGCTTTTAAAGTGTTTGCTGCAATGATAGAAGTGCTTAATGTGCATAAGGATGCTGTTCTTTTCTTGAGGGATGTAATGAGTGCTCACCAGTAGCCTCCTTCCCGTGTtggctgggatgtgctgggatgctgctcccttaggccctgctgggctctgcatcCTCCTGTAGCATTTTCCTGAGCCTCCAGCTGATGGGATTCCCTGTGCTCACCCCTCACTGCCAGTGCAGCTGGCTGGAGCAGGGTGTGGTGGCATGGATCCTGCACAGGGGGTTGCTGGATGGAGGCTCTGATCCCCTGCAGGGCTCTCCCTCTGATGGCAGTGACATTTGAGTGTTGCAGTGCCCTGCCTGAAACCCTGCAAAACACGCTGAGCACAAATTGCTCCACTCTGGTTTCTTTTGTGCAGCCTTTGCTTTGGAGGTTGGGATCTGTATTCCATGCAGAGCCAGGCTCCCGtgggctggccagggctcagcagtgGAGGCTGGCTGGCTTTATCCAGAGGCTGAATCATTCCTTGCTCCTAAGTACCACAGGGATTCTGCTAATGAGCatcctgccctgtgctctgtcCTCCCCGCAGCTCCTGAGGGTGGGGATTGTTTGGAGAGGTGGAATTGCTGGCAGATGCTCACCATGAATGTCGCTGCTGAGTCTAATTGCTTTTGGTACTTGCAAAAATCTCCTGTTTGCTGTGAGAGGAGCCTCATGCAGGGCTCCCACTGCTGGgtgcagctccagagcagctctcccaACTCCCCCTTGTGTGGGAAGAGCACACTGCTGGCCTGGGGTGTAGGGAATTGGCCCCAAAATTATCCCAAGAGGCTTTGGAGACAATGCAGAAGAGGATTGCTGTGCTTGCCTGAGGTTGTTTGACATTTTGACTGGGAGACCCAGTCTGGGAAGCAGCAGTAGGAAATAGGCTCAGTCTGGGTTGGTGTTTCTAAACATTACAAGGGGCAGGGTTGTGGCAGGTGAGTTTTGGCCAGCTCACTCTGTCTAGCATGGCCCACCTCCTGTCCCCTTAGAAGATGAGAGTCAGCCCCAGCTGTCCTGCTCTCTGGCAGTGCCTGGGCCAGGTGGCTCTGGAGGGATGATCTTGTGTGTGTGAGCTGTCAGACAAGACTCTCAAGAAAGAGCTGTGTTGCTTTTGCAGCTGAAAGTGCTAGAAGGTATCAGGATGAGGTCTGTAATGTGAGGAATCCCTCAATAGTGTGCACCGGGACCCTCAGAGGGCCCCTGTACAGCATCTGTGCTTTGGAAATCTCAGAAGCAGGTCCAGCCAAGGCCCTTGGGGCAGGACTCAGGGTGCCCCCAGCTCCTGTGGGACAGgaggcactgcccagcccagctgtgtccatgAGAGGGTGCTGTTGGATCCAGAAAGCTGCGTGGCTGCTCTGGacctgctccttccctggtgctgccaggcacagaatgtccctgtgcccagccttTGCCTCAGCCCTCAGACTGGACATGGCCACCAGGAGCTGTTGTCTTGGTGGGTTGCACTCCTTGTAGCTGGGTGCTGTAGGCACAGATCTGCACTGCCTAACACACCCCCCAGGGATTTGTAATTCACTTTGCCTTTAAAAAGCAGCCCTGTGACCAGCAGGACCGTCCCAAGACCCTGGCTTGGCTGGAATGGGGGCACTTTTACCCCTGGCTCTGGTGTAAGGGAGGTGAAGACGTTGCTGGGGTGGCTgtgtcccagctctggggatTGTCACCAGAGTGACCATGTGGAGCAGAACAGCCAAGTCCTGACCATGGCACATTGGGATCATTGCAAAGGATGTCTGGGAGCTCCCAGCTACAGGCAGGACAAACCAGTGGCCTTACTGTCCCATCCCTCCTTCTAGGGAGCACTGAATGGAACCCCTGTTCCCAAGCTGCTCCTTGGGCATGTCAGACTCTTTCTCATTCTCTGTCTTTTCGGGGtcagaaaaattaattctagtgaaagaggaggaagaggaaggtaACAAAATGAGTTTTGGCCAGGGGTGGTCAATACCCTGCTTTCTTCTGACTCTGGTGTGGTGCAGTGGCTGAACTGCTGTTTCAGGGGTTTTTGTAGGGTTTCTGTAAGCTGGGTCTGGCAGGgccaggctctgtgcccacTGCTGAGCAGCTCCACGCTGAGCTGCTGTCGGGtttgggcagcagcacagagagcagggGCTCTCTGGCTGGCCCAGTGGCCTGGCTCAGCATGGGGACAGCTCAGCATGGTCCCCATGGAGCATTGTAGCACGGGGGCCTGGCAGCCTGGTGGTGgtactgctgcttctgctgctgctgctgctgggtgccTGCACCTCCTGGACAGGCACCTGCAGTCCCTGTGGTTCTGTCTCCTGTCTCTAGGTGAAGATAATGACCGAGAAGGAGCTCCTGGCTGTGGCCTGTGAGCAGTTCCTGGGGAAGAACGTGCAGGAGGTGAAGAACGTGGTCCTGCAGACTCTGGAGGGACACCTGCGCTCCATCCTGGGTATGGAGGGGCTCACCCCTGAGGCATCTCGAGTGGCTTTGTCCCTTctcagctggctgctcccagcagtatCGCTGCCACCACGCAGTCACACGGGACCttcctgtgctgcctgcagaggtggcatctcccctccagcagctccctctgcGTGGCTGGGCCTTGTGATAAATGAGTTTTCGGTGCCTGCAGTGAGAGATGTCTGAGTCCCCAGGGGCCACAGGTAGCACATGTGGGTGGTGGCTGCACTTGTGAGACTGAGAtgttctgtcactgctgtgGCAGAGGATTACGCCCTTGTGCCCAGGCCTGAAGAGATTAGGGACAACAAAGATGTTGCTGAGCTTAGTCCCACATTTTTGTGTGTTACCTGTTCCAAATAAAGTGGTTCACCTTCCTCCCCTCTGCAGGTACCCTGACAGTGGAGCAGATCTACCAGGACAGGGACCAGTTTGCCAAGCTGGTGCGGGAGGTGGCAGCTCCCGACGTGGGTCGCATGGGGATCGAGATCCTGAGTTTCACCATCAAGGTACTCCCAGATGCTGGGCCCTGCTCTAGGCAGAGCTgtaggagcagcaggagagagccTGGCCCTGaccccctgctgcagctggaaggCTCGGGCTGacagcctgccccagccctccgGGAGTTTCCATGACAGCTGCCACAGCATGTCCTGTATCCAGGCAGCTGGGCCAAGAGCACCCGGGTAGCTGCCTCTGTAAACAGGCTCGTGGAGAGAGCTGGCTGATAACCCAGCCTCCTGGGAGTGAGGGAAGATGACGGGATGGcctccttctccctgccctccctgttTGTTTGGAGCAGCTCACGTGATGCGTTCTGACCCTGGCCTGACCACACTGAGCTTCAATGGGAAAGGGAGCAAGATGGAGTCACTCATTTGAAGTGGTTATGACTTATCTCCCCTCCTCAGGATGTCTATGATAAGGTGGATTACCTGAGCTCCCTGGGGAAGACTCAGATTGCAGCTGTCCAGAGGGATGCAGACATTGGAGTGGCAGAAGCCGAGCGGGATGCTGGCATTCGGGTGAGTCTGGAGACGTGCTGGGCTTCCCTGGAGCAGCCTTTTCTGCTCCAACTGCATGCCCTGAAGCTCTGCTCTCTGTTCCCTCTCTGCAGGAGGCAGAGTGCAAGAAAGAAATGCTGGATGTCAAGTTCATGGCAGATACCAAAATAGCAGATTCCAAACGGGCTTTTGAGTTGCAGAAAGCTTCCTTCACTGAGGAGGTCAACATTAAGGTGAGAGTATCCCACAGCCCACTGCTGTTCCCTGGAGGGTCTGTGATGGTGTTGGTGGCTCTGGGACTTGtcagcttcctcctcctgcatGTGTTAGGAGAGCTGGAGATAGAAAACCTAGGTCTGTGGGTCACTGTGAGCTCCTTGCAGCAGATTCGGTGGGACTTAGAGAAGAGGAAAGGATGGGGACGGTTGGGCCTGGAGCTGATTGGACTTAAGTGCTGTGGGAAGAGCAACACTGAGGATTGGGATGTCACCACTGGGAACAGGTTCAATAGCAGGAGTTGTGTCAGATTTTGGGGTCCTTATGTCTGTACCCAAGTTCATGGCCCCCTCTGACCCCTCTTCTCCTCTCCGCTGTGTGCAGACTGCAGAGGCCCAGCTGGCCTACGAGCTCCAGAGCGCCCGGGAGCAGCAGAAGATCCGTCAGGAGGAGATCGAGATCGAGGTGGTGGAGCGCAAGAAGCAGATCGAGGTGGAGGAGAGGGAGGTGCTGCGCATGGAGAAGGAGCTGACGGCCACCGTGAAGCAGCCGGCCGAGGCCGAGGCCTACCGCATCCAGCAGATCGCCGAGGGCGAGAAGTGAGTGAGCCCTGCCCTgcgctgggcagggggagcacggtgctgccctgagccccagctcctgggctccctgcaggggtccgggctgctgcagggctgcctttCCCTTGCCAGGGTGAAGCAAATCCTCCTGGCTCAGGCGGAGGCAGAAAAGATCCGCAAGATCGGCGAGGCCGAGGCCTTCGTGATCGAGGCCGTGGGGATGGCGGAGGCTGAGGGGCTGAAGCTGAAAGCAGAAGCGCTCCAGAAGTACGGAGAAGCTGCCCAGCTGGCTCTAGTGCTGGATGCACTGCCTGAGGTGAGGAGGGGGCAGCTTTCCCCTGCtccaggtgggctggggggctcCCAGACTGGGCTAGGtctcctggggccacagcaaGGCCCTGTAGGGATCTTTCTCAGtgagctgctgagcagtgccTTGACTCTTTGTTCACCCTGCTTCCCCAGAT of Passer domesticus isolate bPasDom1 chromosome 19, bPasDom1.hap1, whole genome shotgun sequence contains these proteins:
- the FLOT2 gene encoding flotillin-2 isoform X6 encodes the protein MGNCHTVGPNEALVVSGGCCGSDEKQYVYGGWAWAWWCITDTQRVSLEVLTILCRCENVETSEGVPLISLEIMTLQPRCEDVETAEGVAITVTGVAQVKIMTEKELLAVACEQFLGKNVQEVKNVVLQTLEGHLRSILGTLTVEQIYQDRDQFAKLVREVAAPDVGRMGIEILSFTIKDVYDKVDYLSSLGKTQIAAVQRDADIGVAEAERDAGIREAECKKEMLDVKFMADTKIADSKRAFELQKASFTEEVNIKTAEAQLAYELQSAREQQKIRQEEIEIEVVERKKQIEVEEREVLRMEKELTATVKQPAEAEAYRIQQIAEGEKVKQILLAQAEAEKIRKIGEAEAFVIEAVGMAEAEGLKLKAEALQKYGEAAQLALVLDALPEIAAKVSAPLSKVDEIVILSGEKGSTMSDVNRLLAEIPNSVRAITGVDLTKLPLFQRATEAKE
- the FLOT2 gene encoding flotillin-2 isoform X3, whose translation is MEWALLLVGLLLAVYTLLRHGLRGAPRPLGRPELRGRTAIVTGGSSGIGAATALELARCGARVILATRSARRGEAAASRIRRESGNNEVLFMHLDLASLRSVRAFASTFLRQEPQLHLLINNAGGCCGSDEKQYVYGGWAWAWWCITDTQRVSLEVLTILCRCENVETSEGVPLYVTGVAQVKIMTEKELLAVACEQFLGKNVQEVKNVVLQTLEGHLRSILGTLTVEQIYQDRDQFAKLVREVAAPDVGRMGIEILSFTIKDVYDKVDYLSSLGKTQIAAVQRDADIGVAEAERDAGIREAECKKEMLDVKFMADTKIADSKRAFELQKASFTEEVNIKTAEAQLAYELQSAREQQKIRQEEIEIEVVERKKQIEVEEREVLRMEKELTATVKQPAEAEAYRIQQIAEGEKVKQILLAQAEAEKIRKIGEAEAFVIEAVGMAEAEGLKLKAEALQKYGEAAQLALVLDALPEIAAKVSAPLSKVDEIVILSGEKGSTMSDVNRLLAEIPNSVRAITGVDLTKLPLFQRATEAKE
- the FLOT2 gene encoding flotillin-2 isoform X1, with the protein product MGNCHTVGPNEALVVSGGCCGSDEKQYVYGGWAWAWWCITDTQRVSLEVLTILCRCENVETSEGVPLYVTGVAQVKIMTEKELLAVACEQFLGKNVQEVKNVVLQTLEGHLRSILGTLTVEQIYQDRDQFAKLVREVAAPDVGRMGIEILSFTIKDVYDKVDYLSSLGKTQIAAVQRDADIGVAEAERDAGIREAECKKEMLDVKFMADTKIADSKRAFELQKASFTEEVNIKTAEAQLAYELQSAREQQKIRQEEIEIEVVERKKQIEVEEREVLRMEKELTATVKQPAEAEAYRIQQIAEGEKVKQILLAQAEAEKIRKIGEAEAFVIEAVGMAEAEGLKLKAEALQKYGEAAQLALVLDALPEIAAKVSAPLSKVDEIVILSGEKGSTMSDVNRLLAEIPNSVRAITGVDLTKLPLFQRATEAKE
- the FLOT2 gene encoding flotillin-2 isoform X2 — translated: MEWALLLVGLLLAVYTLLRHGLRGAPRPLGRPELRGRTAIVTGGSSGIGAATALELARCGARVILATRSARRGEAAASRIRRESGNNEVLFMHLDLASLRSVRAFASTFLRQEPQLHLLINNAGGCCGSDEKQYVYGGWAWAWWCITDTQRISLEIMTLQPRCEDVETAEGVAITVTGVAQVKIMTEKELLAVACEQFLGKNVQEVKNVVLQTLEGHLRSILGTLTVEQIYQDRDQFAKLVREVAAPDVGRMGIEILSFTIKDVYDKVDYLSSLGKTQIAAVQRDADIGVAEAERDAGIREAECKKEMLDVKFMADTKIADSKRAFELQKASFTEEVNIKTAEAQLAYELQSAREQQKIRQEEIEIEVVERKKQIEVEEREVLRMEKELTATVKQPAEAEAYRIQQIAEGEKVKQILLAQAEAEKIRKIGEAEAFVIEAVGMAEAEGLKLKAEALQKYGEAAQLALVLDALPEIAAKVSAPLSKVDEIVILSGEKGSTMSDVNRLLAEIPNSVRAITGVDLTKLPLFQRATEAKE
- the FLOT2 gene encoding flotillin-2 isoform X4, with protein sequence MGNCHTVGPNEALVVSGGCCGSDEKQYVYGGWAWAWWCITDTQRISLEIMTLQPRCEDVETAEGVAITVTGVAQVKIMTEKELLAVACEQFLGKNVQEVKNVVLQTLEGHLRSILGTLTVEQIYQDRDQFAKLVREVAAPDVGRMGIEILSFTIKDVYDKVDYLSSLGKTQIAAVQRDADIGVAEAERDAGIREAECKKEMLDVKFMADTKIADSKRAFELQKASFTEEVNIKTAEAQLAYELQSAREQQKIRQEEIEIEVVERKKQIEVEEREVLRMEKELTATVKQPAEAEAYRIQQIAEGEKVKQILLAQAEAEKIRKIGEAEAFVIEAVGMAEAEGLKLKAEALQKYGEAAQLALVLDALPEIAAKVSAPLSKVDEIVILSGEKGSTMSDVNRLLAEIPNSVRAITGVDLTKLPLFQRATEAKE
- the FLOT2 gene encoding flotillin-2 isoform X5, translated to MTLQPRCEDVETAEGVAITVTGVAQVKIMTEKELLAVACEQFLGKNVQEVKNVVLQTLEGHLRSILGTLTVEQIYQDRDQFAKLVREVAAPDVGRMGIEILSFTIKDVYDKVDYLSSLGKTQIAAVQRDADIGVAEAERDAGIREAECKKEMLDVKFMADTKIADSKRAFELQKASFTEEVNIKTAEAQLAYELQSAREQQKIRQEEIEIEVVERKKQIEVEEREVLRMEKELTATVKQPAEAEAYRIQQIAEGEKVKQILLAQAEAEKIRKIGEAEAFVIEAVGMAEAEGLKLKAEALQKYGEAAQLALVLDALPEIAAKVSAPLSKVDEIVILSGEKGSTMSDVNRLLAEIPNSVRAITGVDLTKLPLFQRATEAKE